In Corylus avellana chromosome ca2, CavTom2PMs-1.0, the following proteins share a genomic window:
- the LOC132172105 gene encoding putative F-box protein PP2-B12 — MATENEAVDSFYVLPEECIASVLSFTTPSDASSSSFVSTNFRSAAESDIVWERFLPPQYRSIISRSADSSSLSSSSKKQLYLRLCDHPLLIDDGKKSFWLEKRSGKICYMLSPKDLVIVWMETPFYWRWTSLPDARFAEVAELVNVCWLEIRGKINACMLSPGTLYTAYLVFKVTTGSFGFENQPVEVAVGVGGSEGHKRTRSVFLDMERGRRQRYQIVPAARRGGPFHRHRCLPQSIEEADIGECPKERGDGWLEIELGEFFNGGDDDDDGEVEMSVLEVKGGNWKGGLIVQGFEIRPKRM, encoded by the exons ATGGCAACAGAAAATGAGGCGGTGGACTCGTTCTACGTGTTGCCCGAAGAATGCATCGCCAGCGTGCTGTCGTTCACGACTCCTTCTGACGCATCCAGTTCGTCATTCGTTTCCACCAACTTCAGATCGGCCGCCGAATCCGACATCGTTTGGGAGAGGTTTCTTCCACCCCAGTACCGCTCCATAATCTCCCGCTCCGCCGATTCGTCttccctctcttcttcttccaagaagCAGCTCTATCTCCGTCTCTGCGATCACCCCCTCCTCATCGACGATGGCAAGAAg AGCTTTTGGTTGGAGAAAAGGAGCGGGAAGATATGCTACATGCTTTCTCCAAAGGACCTCGTGATTGTGTGGATGGAAACTCCTTTTTATTGGAGATGGACTTCTTTACCCGATGCCAG gttcGCGGAGGTGGCGGAGCTTGTCAATGTGTGTTGGCTGGAGATCCGTGGGAAGATTAATGCTTGCATGCTGTCGCCAGGCACGCTGTATACAGCGTATCTTGTGTTCAAGGTGACGACAGGATCATTCGGTTTTGAAAACCAACCTGTCGAGGTTGCGGTCGGAGTTGGCGGAAGCGAAGGGCATAAGCGTACTCGGAGCGTCTTTTTGGATATGGAGAGAGGGCGGAGGCAGCGTTACCAGATTGTACCCGCCGCGCGGCGAGGAGGGCCTTTTCACCGCCACCGCTGCCTGCCGCAGAGTATAGAGGAGGCGGATATTGGCGAGTGTCCGAAGGAGAGAGGAGATGGGTGGTTGGAGATCGAGTTGGGTGAGTTCTTCAACGgtggagatgatgatgatgatggggaAGTGGAAATGAGTGTTTTGGAGGTGAAGGGCGGTAACTGGAAGGGTGGCCTCATTGTTCAAGGGTTTGAGATCAGGCCAAAAAGaatgtaa